In Prionailurus bengalensis isolate Pbe53 chromosome D4, Fcat_Pben_1.1_paternal_pri, whole genome shotgun sequence, the DNA window TAGAACTTTTATCAGAACCTGCAGACAGGGCTTCATATATAAAAAGGCAGGCTTAGAGGAAATGTGACCTTTGGTAGAAGGATGTAAGGAGCCTATAGGAAACTCAGAGGTAACACTACTTCCTCCTTCCTATTTCACGCTTGTATTTCCCCATAGCCAGAATCCATCAAGAAGCCAAACTTACACTGGAATCCAAGGACCAAGGGAGGCTAGTAATGCGATAAATAGAGAGTAAGATGGAAAAGGATAGAGAATGGATCTAGAAGACAAGTGTTTGGTATCTGGAGTTATGTTtggacattttgtttttgtttattttgagaggggggagcaGCGtatagacagagggagagagaatcccaggcaggctttgtgctgtcacacagagcccaatgaggggctcaaactcatgaactgtgagatcatggcctgagctgaaacaagagttggatgcttaaccgactgagccactcaggtgactctggacattttatttttatttgactttctttttatgCTGCTGAATCTCAGTTTCAGAAGACTGACTCATAGAATTTATTTCATAGAAATATGGTTTAGTAAAAATGTGAAAGATTCTTCTTAGCTAAAGGAAGTCCTCAGGTccaattattttgtatttttgaagaaACAACATCTGCATCAGTAATACGGGGGAAAACATTATGGAAGGAGAGTGAATTCAGAAACCTTTTTATTACAGCTTTCTGCTTGAGTACATAATCAACTTCACAGTCAGATATTTTCATGTCTTAGCATTATTGGTAGTACTGATGTGCTTTATTAAAAGCACAgaagtatttttattcttctcaaaaATGTTGTGAAGCACTTAGATTTGGTAACGCAGCCTTTGGGATTTTCAGGTTAAGTTGGTAGTCTTCTTATACTTGATAGATACAAACCTGTCCTGGGTTCTCACTTGAAATATATCAAGAGCCAAGCAAAGAGATATATGACCAAATAATTCTGAGAAATTAATCCTGAACATTAAAAAGTAGTTGAGAAGATAACGCAAgtcaaaaatctaaaataatttgaatGGCTATTTTTTTTGTCCCAAAAATCAAGGGACATGAAGAAATTACCCTTCAGAAATAGTAACTTTCTCAGGCCAtatgggtgctcagtcggttaggcacccgactcctgattttggctcaggtcatgatcccagggtggtgggattgagctctgtgttgggccctgtgctgagtgtggagtctggttgggattctctctgtctctccctcggccccctcccctactcatgccctctctctatatatatatatttaaaaaaaaaagatataataattgtcttactttggatgtattttaaagcataaaatccaagtttgtatataacatctaaTTGAAGTCTTATAAAAAACCTATGATACATATTTGGATATATttctttacttaatttttaaaaattgaactaaagaaattaaataataaagggATTAAGGTCTAAAGCTAATAAATGACAAACCCAGCGACTGAGGTGATTACCAGTGTAGTATGggatctataaaatatttttgagcacatACTAAAATTTATGTATCATTTACTACACTAAGAACATTTTAGAACATACGCAAAGAGTAAgattaaaatatatgcaaattgaAGATCTAAGATTTtggttgttgtggtggtggtggtttgttttgtttcgttttttacCTACTCCCAGTATTCTTGCATACCTTGTTTTGAAGATTATTAGTCAGTAGTACACATACCAATTTATCTTCTGAACTAAAATAAATTTGCATTCCTCAATGCTCACCTTACAAAAAATGAAACCCAAAGGTCCTTGGGGTACTATAGGCccaaaattatgaataaaaaaggaaaaactgtgaAAGGCATTTTTGAGGCAAAAACTAAACTTAATACCATTTAGATATAGGAGAAGATGTTCAGAatgcttccctcccctctcccccacccccccacccccgctttaGCCATCAGGTAAATGCTGCATAAGTTATGGAATACAAGACATAAGACACATgagtttaattttatattatcaaTTTGAGGATCTTCAAATGGGATATTCAGctttttctctaataaaaagaATCTGTTAAGTCTGGGAACTGAGACTTTCTGGGAACTTTCTGAACtaggatgattttctttttcttgtttaatacATAGAAGTCAAAATGCATATCGATACTAgctttttgtccattttatgttcctttgtgtctggcttcttctccTCAACATCGTGTTTGTGAGAAACCTGTACTTTGGTGTGTCACTGTAATGTTCATTCTTGTACAGAATTTCATtttgacttctatttttaaaatgccctAACTCAAACTGCCTTAAAcaataaggaaatatattttctcacataacTGAAGGTCCAGATGGAGGATAGGCTCCAGGCATAACTGGAGCTGCAGCAACGTTATCAAGAAAGAagttctcttctgtctctctgtagTGCCATTCTCAGGATCACATGATAGCTTCCAAAGGAAACAGGACTTTATGCTTTCTTTCTGCATCAAGCAAGACAGGGGGACAACCCCTCTCCTGACCAAGGAATAGAAATCCTTCCTTTCAGTCTCCTTGGGCCATGTTTGTAAAAAGACATATTTAGGCAAAATTTTCAGAGGTACTCTGCCCTTCCAAAATAATCTACCCATAAAGCCCCAAGAGTCCCAtatgtaaaatttacaaaaatgtaaacgAACATGTAACCTCATTGCTACTTATGCTGTTCTGTAACACAAAGAGTGAACATCAAAATCTTTTCCTGGAGTAAGTAGAACCGTGGCCATGGTAAAGACTGTAAAATTTGGAATGTACTGGACAATCGTCTCATGCTTAACAGAGAAAGCCAGAAGCATTCCTAGTAAAACCAAATAACTTATTTGAGTAAGTCCTGGGATACAATATACGGTGCAGTAACTAGAGTTAACAATactattatatttgaaaattccTAAGAGAGTacatcctaaaagttctcatcacaaggaaaaaaaactataacTCTCTGTGGTTGTAAATCCTAAATTATCATTTTGTAATAGATACATACatcaaataattacatttatccTAAAACTATGTCAATTACatatcaaatttttttaatgaatttttcttttcaaccttgGAAAAGTTATACATAGTCTTTGttcattattttcctcattcataaatAGGAGAGAATAATATTACCTAGaattgggggtacctgggtggctcagtcagttaagtattcgactactggtttcagctcaggtcatgatcccacaggtTCAAGCCCATCGgggggttctctctgtctccctcactctctgcctctcccctgcttacgcactctctctcaaaataaaataaagttaaaaaaaactctaaaaaaatattaGCTAGAATTGTGACGCACATATTCTAAGTTATGGAGTGTGATGTGTACATAGTTTGTGCAAGTTGTTAAATTGTTGGCAAAGTCTGAAGGATGCTAGGCTGAAGCTCTCCAAGGTCTCTTTCAGCTCTACAAGTTGTAGGATGCTAGTatataagaaacaaatatatttcccCCTCAACTTATAAACTTAGATTGACATATGAAATGTTTATCAAGTACAtgttcttaaaactttatttttatgacatataTGCTATTTAGGGATGGTTCATTTTATAAGGATTTCCTATGTAAGATTTAATAGCTATATTTCCTTGCTTATTTCAAACAGTATGTTATGATTTGCACTCATCAGGATGGTACAGAGAGGTATGAAAAGGtcagatttttttcaatcagTAAAGCAATCCCATagtattactattttaaattatttagtttcAAAAATGCTACACCAGCACatgaaagttcttaaaaaaaaaaaaaaacttaagtagaTGTCAGCCTCTATTTAGGTGGTTGTCTACCAAAATCTGTTCCCTGAATCTTCTATAAAAATGAGATTATAGCTGGGCAAAAGATTCTCCAGTGTGAATGTATTTCTCAGCTCCCTTTGAAGTTAACTTGGTTATATGACGATGTTTTACCAATAGAATGTGTCAAGgggttttatgttatttttagatCTGGGCAGAGCTCTTCcaagttctctttctctttcccatatGCTGAACATGCATCTGGAAGTAACCTATATCTACCATGCTAATGAATCAGTGACCTAGGGTAAGGTAAAGGAACATGAGAACAGGTTCTGAATGACCATGTGGAGCAATGCTTCCTGACAGACTGATTCAGAAATATTAcacaacagagaaaaagaaatcctccaTTGTTTTTAGTAGTCAATGGATTGCTGGATTTCTAGGTCCTTAGCAACAGTCTTCGCCATAACTAAAGGCAGATCCATTGGCTGTAAAAGACAATAGTTTCtatgtttaaaatttcaaaattaaaaacaaggtgAGGAGACCTGGAAAATGAAAGCCCAAAAAGAACTTTTATCAGTCCCAGGATGAAACAGGAGACAGATTGTTGTTCAAGTTCTCCCTTCAAAGAGCTCAGTTTTTACAGTAGAATGCTTATCATTCAAACAAGAAGCTAGCACCAACAAACTTTCTGTTATCTTCTCAAATTTTCTCTAAAGCGTGACAGATGTCTGAGAGTTTGGGTATGCAAAAGGACTTTCTTACTAATAAGTTATGATGAAATAAGCAAAGATTATACAGACAAGTAGATTCCGAACATGAATTTTATAATAGGCAAATCTGCTAAATACTATAGACAATGTAGTTTAATTCTGATCATTGAGAGATGATAGCCTTAGTTTAAGCTTAAAATGTGAAATGGAGCATGACTAATTCTTACACAGTGAGACATGTTTCTTACCTAAGTGTCTTCCTGGgcacataaatatattcatatactgTCTATATCAGATCAGATATATATCAAAAAAGCAAGTACATAGTAGAAAAATAAGACTTTGTAATTGATTAATTGCTAAACAGAAAGATTAATAAATTGTGTCATTCACTCACGAACATTTTGTGACAAATTCTCAGTGAAAATCTGTTCCCTTTAGCAAAATAGCAAACAGTAGTTTGGCACTGGAATCAAAATCATGCTAATATTTAGTACATACTGATaattccatttattaaaaatttggtATTAGTTTCATCATGGCAATACTCATGAATTGGCAAACGTATGTCTAAGACTAAGTaagaaaaaacatgttttccagtattattcagttataaatattataaatatgttcaagaaGCTTAGCAAGGACAGATTGTTCCATGAAGTACTCATTCCATATTACTTTGACTTCAATCCTAATTTTTTACAGAGAAAACGATAAAGTATAGTTTTGTGAATAGCAGCCATAAAAAATGGTGTTAAAAAAGGTCTATCTTGTggcaccggggtggttcagttggtgaagcgtcggactcttgattttgcctcaggttacgatctcacagttagtgggatcgagccccacatctagctctgtgctgccagcatggatcctgcttgggatcctctctgtccctctctgtccctcccctgctcgtatactctaagtaaataaataaacttaaaaatttatttaaaaaaaacgcCTATCCTTCTTACTAAATTTGTTTGCTAATGCGACATATTTTTGTTGCTCATTTCTATAAATTATAAGCCCTCTTCGTTGCACagcaaattatgaaaataaaacgtCAAGGTATGATAATCTgaagttttagtttattttagatTGAAATAGATCCTAGATCAAACTTTTCTAAAATCAACTTTACCCATTTCTTGAGTAGGCACATATTTTGATATTACAAAACATCTTTTATACTGTTACATGATGCTTTATTAGTTATCAGCAgagaatttcaacaaagttgAAATATGTATTAGCCTCAACCCATCTTCTGGGGCATTTTGGTTTCAGAATGTTTTCAGGAATTATGCTCAAAGTTGTCCTCACTTTTGTGTACATGTGCCtcattattttacacatttttttttcaccacacTTACATCGTACATGATTTTAAGACAAAAGGTGCTTAAAAACTATGTAAGTAAGCTAAACATTTTGCTTGGTTGTTGAATATTCCTAATTTTGCTACAAGTGGAAAATAGTTTTGATGCATTATTCCCTTAGTATATAGGGCTTTATCTCCTCTATTTATTTACAAGGAGTGAAAACTGTCAACTCAGTGAAAGAATATATTTCTCTGCTAATATAAAATCATATAGGAGCAAAATACAGAAGGCAAAGTGTCAGTACAATATGCATTTACAACTTTCACATTTTAGATTATAATTCTCATTGATAGACCACTTATTTTGAAGCAGGCATTTTACATATAacatctcaataaatgttttatattttgaggtAGATGTTATGTTCGTTTTaatgatgagaaaactaaggcttagagagattaaCTAATCTAAACCCAAAGTCACAGTTAAGTAGCAATAGGGATAATAGGCTTTTTTCCTATTCTTCAATACCTCCTGACTCctaaaactattttctttctttcactattagaaaataaagtaaaagtgacAAGAGATACTTTTCATGTACCTACCTATTCTCAGCAAGATTCTTCTCATATTTTTCGGCTCTATGGGAAGATTTTAATATTCACAACTAAATATCAACTACCTTTAACCAAACTGCACAAAAAGTCTTCAAAACCCAGGAATAGGAAAATCAAAAAACTACTTTTCTTGGTAACTTTTTTGGcaacatatgtaatatatttgaaaCTTTTAGGATATCTCACAAATAAAACAACTCTACCTTATGACTTAATCTCTAGCTCTAACAAaaacttcccattttttttttcttcaactgatGTTTTCCATCACTTAAACACTGTATTATACCTATGATTTTTCTGTGGTACAATGGTACCCTCTTCACTACTTAGTCAGCAAGTGCCTACccaataaaatgcaaaaaagtgAAATTAGAACTTTCGTTGTTaaaatcagcctttttttttttttttttttttgctaatgaaACCACAATTGAGACTAAATCGCTTTGGAGCCTTCTGATACACAAATAACTTACaacttcttaaaattattaaatgaagaaGGCAAAGTCGCTGTTCACCGACTATGCTCTAGTGcctaaaatgtaataaaaattagattatCTAATCTTTATTTGAAACGATCACTTACATAAAGTGAAAACGATAGCTTACAACAAATAACTAGTCAGTAAAACGTAAAATTTATACAGATCATGTATGTTTCTTAAACATGTGTAAAAACCTAACACTTCAAATAATAGTTGTGGGATGTTTCTCGGTAATTTTAATGCACCAGACTTATTTACCAATTTAAAGGATCACTTATAggcatatactttaaaaattccctGGGGGTAAACATATAGGTATATAATAGATGTTTAAGGACTAGAGCAGGGGCAGACATAGAGTTCCTAAGTAataaatatcactttttaaataaaaaggtggTACTTTATAGGATATCCAAGTAATACCGACTTATGAAAGCAAGTGTTGGCCACATAAATGATAACGGCTGGAGGTTTTAGGGGACTTAAATATGAACAACAAATTCAACCAACTCTAAACGCATTATTCATTCCtcaaagaaccaaaaaaaaaaaaaaaaaaaaaaggaacaagaaagagaaaaacccaaaacagaagAGGTCCTCACAGCCCTTGAAAAGTTCAGGCATTGGGAAGTGTTGACTGGCACCCGTTTCTTGTTGTAAAACCCGCCCCTCCGTTTCTAGGCCTCAACCCATGGAAACCACCAGGCGCAGGAAGCAGGTGCTCTGCAGGGTTGGGGAGGCTCCAGGGGGCCACGCACCCTCTCAACCTTAGCGGATGGACGCCAAGTCCAACTGGGCAGCGTGGGGCGGCAGGCGGGAGGCAGCTGGCGCAGAGGTCCAGTCCCGCGGCGCAGGGCCCCGGGCGTTGCTAGGCGGGTGAGCCGCGGGCGAAGAAGGAGGGGCCGCGCGAGGCTCCGCCTCTCGCCGGCCGCGGCCTCCGGCTACAGCCAGGGCTCTGGGGGATCCGGGTCCGGAGCTCGCAGGCCCGACTCCAGTGCGCGCAAAGGCGACTCGTCCTTGTCGCCACGCGGGCGCGGCCCCCGCTGCTCAAGGTGCAGCTGCAGCAGGGCCCGGCGGTACATGGCCTCCAGCTTCTCGAGCCGGGCTCTCAAGGCCCTGGGGCTGCCAGGCTCGTCCTCCAGGCCGCCGCCTCTCGCCCTCCGGTTCGTGCCGGCCTCCTCGGGGCCCGGGGTGGCCCCGGCCGCCCCGTCGCCGCCCTCGCCGGGAAGCCGCAAGGCCTGACGGAAGAGGCTGCGGTTCTCGCGCTTCAGCCGCCTGTTTTCAAGCCGCAGCCGGGCGTTCTCCTCGCGCAGCCGCGCGTTCTGCCGGTCCCGCTCGTCCCGCGCGCGGATGGCCTCCAGGTGGCTCGCCGCCAGGTCTGCGAACCGCTCCTCCAGCTGCTGTCGGGCGCCGCCCGCACGGCCTCGCCAGCCCACGCCGCCTCCGATGCCGCTACCCCCACGAGCCCGGCCCGGGCGGCCCTGCCCGCGGCTGTCCCCGCCGCCGTCCCCGCCGCCGCAGCTCCCGCGCCTGGTGGCGCCACCACGCATGCGCCACATCG includes these proteins:
- the TUSC1 gene encoding tumor suppressor candidate gene 1 protein, whose translation is MWRMRGGATRRGSCGGGDGGGDSRGQGRPGRARGGSGIGGGVGWRGRAGGARQQLEERFADLAASHLEAIRARDERDRQNARLREENARLRLENRRLKRENRSLFRQALRLPGEGGDGAAGATPGPEEAGTNRRARGGGLEDEPGSPRALRARLEKLEAMYRRALLQLHLEQRGPRPRGDKDESPLRALESGLRAPDPDPPEPWL